A section of the Saccharopolyspora gregorii genome encodes:
- a CDS encoding AAA family ATPase yields MRLHQLAITAFGPYRDRVDVDFDALGTDGLFLLHGDTGAGKTSLLDAICFALYGAVPGAREQVKQLRCDTAADDVATSVELELTVQGHRLRVVRSPKYDQRKKRGEGTTTRNAKASLTWIGDAPGDAPSEGSSRIDEVNRSVQRLLGMSVDQFTKVVLLPQGEFANFLRAETTEREKLLEKLFGTQRFADVERWFVEHRRERGRDVEAHQQQVRELLARAAQVVGQDPEDGADERHWLESWEKHLAAELDETRRQHVELAARRDAAEQELTARRELADKVRRVRGAHAELAELDAQQAEHRRWRTELDAAQRVLPVLTARRAVTEAETELDRAAGEAAHAETGCPDPDAPLDELRRRSGEHRERAGALAELLPEARKQDTDRARLAELDRGIDADERATAELDEQQAALPDRISTARTRLDEAKEAATRRDQVEAKVEELADLLGTARAVPAAQQAHEQAAEAARRAVDEHQRARETVLDLRDRRLAGMAAELAAGLTAGDPCPVCGSADHPEPRSAVDDSVGAEDEERAQQAEQRAQARRDSTAAAETDARRHLELLRHRLGDRGTDDLAAETTSATERRDAVRALADQTPARSRELAELESAAQRLTEQRGELDRRIAAARTERTGLAEAIEARAARLDAARGEHPDIDAHRAHLLEQVERLDRLVAARTARDDADARLAKQREALRAAAVDAGFADVDEALRAERDESRRTELADALTRAEQRRATAQAALGGEELFGIDADTEVGLDAAAEAATTAREAAERAAITAQRVEQREQDVRRLATRLRAAWDELGPALAEHAELEALADVVNGRGQNARKMSLRSYVLAARLEEVAVTATRRLRRMSDGRYSFVHSDAAGARGTRGGLGLDVLDDYSGQTRSAKTLSGGESFMASLSLALGLADVVAAETGGALLDTLFIDEGFGTLDANTLDLVMDTLDELRAGGRVIGLVSHVDEMRQRIGVRLRIRKSRDDGSTIELDT; encoded by the coding sequence ATGAGGCTGCACCAGCTCGCGATCACCGCGTTCGGGCCCTACCGGGACCGGGTCGACGTCGACTTCGACGCGCTCGGCACCGACGGCCTCTTCCTGCTGCACGGCGACACCGGCGCGGGCAAGACCAGCCTGCTCGACGCGATCTGCTTCGCCCTCTACGGCGCGGTGCCCGGTGCGCGCGAACAGGTCAAGCAGCTGCGCTGCGACACCGCCGCCGACGACGTGGCCACCTCGGTCGAGCTGGAGCTGACCGTGCAGGGCCACCGGCTGCGCGTCGTGCGCAGCCCCAAGTACGACCAGCGCAAGAAGCGCGGTGAAGGCACCACCACCCGCAACGCCAAGGCCTCGCTGACCTGGATCGGCGACGCGCCCGGCGACGCTCCCTCCGAAGGATCCAGCCGCATCGACGAGGTCAACCGCAGCGTGCAGCGGTTGCTCGGGATGAGCGTCGACCAGTTCACGAAGGTCGTGCTGCTGCCGCAGGGCGAGTTCGCGAACTTCCTGCGCGCCGAGACCACCGAACGCGAGAAGCTGCTGGAGAAGCTGTTCGGCACCCAGCGGTTCGCCGACGTCGAGCGGTGGTTCGTCGAGCACCGCCGGGAACGCGGCCGCGACGTCGAAGCACACCAGCAGCAGGTGCGGGAACTGCTCGCCCGCGCCGCCCAGGTCGTCGGGCAGGACCCGGAGGACGGCGCCGACGAGCGGCACTGGCTGGAGAGCTGGGAGAAGCACCTCGCCGCCGAGCTCGACGAGACCCGGCGGCAGCACGTCGAACTCGCCGCCCGCCGCGACGCCGCGGAACAGGAGCTCACCGCCCGCCGCGAGCTCGCCGACAAGGTCCGCCGGGTGCGCGGCGCCCACGCCGAGCTCGCCGAACTCGACGCGCAGCAGGCCGAACACCGGCGGTGGCGCACCGAACTCGACGCCGCCCAGCGGGTGCTGCCGGTGCTCACCGCGCGCCGTGCCGTCACCGAAGCCGAGACCGAACTCGACCGGGCCGCCGGGGAAGCCGCGCACGCCGAAACGGGCTGCCCCGACCCGGACGCCCCGCTCGACGAGCTGCGCAGGCGTTCCGGCGAACACCGCGAACGCGCGGGCGCGCTCGCCGAACTGCTCCCCGAAGCCCGCAAGCAGGACACCGACCGCGCCCGGCTCGCCGAGCTCGACCGCGGGATCGACGCCGACGAACGCGCCACCGCCGAGCTCGACGAGCAGCAGGCCGCGCTGCCCGACCGCATCAGCACCGCCCGCACCCGGCTCGACGAGGCCAAGGAAGCGGCCACCCGCCGCGACCAGGTCGAGGCGAAGGTCGAAGAACTCGCCGACCTGCTCGGCACCGCCCGCGCCGTGCCCGCCGCGCAGCAGGCCCACGAACAGGCCGCCGAAGCCGCCCGCCGCGCCGTGGACGAGCACCAGCGCGCCCGCGAGACCGTGCTGGACCTGCGCGACCGCAGGCTCGCCGGGATGGCCGCCGAACTCGCCGCCGGACTCACCGCGGGGGATCCGTGCCCGGTGTGCGGGTCCGCCGACCACCCCGAACCGCGCTCGGCCGTGGACGACTCGGTCGGCGCCGAGGACGAGGAACGCGCCCAGCAGGCCGAACAACGCGCCCAAGCCCGCCGCGACAGCACCGCCGCGGCGGAGACCGACGCGCGCAGGCACCTCGAACTGCTGCGGCACCGCCTCGGCGACCGCGGCACCGACGACCTCGCCGCCGAGACCACCTCCGCCACCGAACGCCGCGACGCGGTGCGCGCGCTCGCGGACCAGACCCCGGCGCGCAGCCGGGAACTCGCCGAACTGGAATCCGCCGCGCAACGGCTCACCGAGCAGCGCGGCGAGCTGGACCGGCGCATCGCCGCCGCGCGCACCGAACGCACCGGCCTGGCTGAGGCGATCGAGGCCCGTGCCGCCCGGCTGGACGCCGCTCGCGGCGAGCACCCCGACATCGACGCGCACCGCGCGCACCTGCTCGAGCAGGTCGAACGGCTCGACCGCCTCGTCGCCGCCCGCACCGCCCGCGACGACGCGGACGCCCGGCTCGCCAAGCAGCGCGAAGCCCTGCGGGCCGCGGCGGTCGACGCGGGCTTCGCCGACGTCGACGAGGCGCTGCGCGCCGAACGGGACGAGAGCCGGCGCACCGAGCTCGCCGACGCCCTCACCCGCGCCGAGCAGCGACGCGCCACCGCCCAGGCCGCGCTCGGCGGCGAAGAGCTCTTCGGCATCGACGCCGACACCGAGGTCGGGCTCGACGCCGCCGCCGAAGCCGCCACCACCGCCCGCGAAGCCGCCGAACGCGCCGCCATCACCGCGCAACGCGTCGAACAGCGCGAACAGGACGTGCGGCGGCTCGCGACCCGGCTGCGCGCGGCCTGGGACGAGCTCGGCCCGGCGCTCGCCGAACACGCCGAACTCGAAGCGCTCGCCGACGTCGTCAACGGGCGCGGGCAGAACGCGCGGAAGATGTCCCTGCGCTCCTACGTGCTCGCCGCCCGGCTGGAGGAGGTCGCGGTCACCGCGACCCGGCGGTTGCGGCGGATGAGCGACGGCCGCTACTCGTTCGTGCACTCCGACGCCGCGGGCGCGCGGGGCACCCGGGGCGGGCTCGGGCTCGACGTGCTCGACGACTACTCCGGGCAGACCCGCTCGGCGAAGACGCTCTCCGGTGGCGAATCGTTCATGGCCTCGCTGTCGCTGGCGCTCGGCCTCGCCGACGTGGTGGCCGCCGAGACCGGTGGGGCACTGCTGGACACGCTGTTCATCGACGAGGGCTTCGGCACGCTCGACGCGAACACCCTCGACCTCGTGATGGACACGCTCGACGAGCTGCGCGCCGGTGGCCGAGTGATCGGCCTCGTCTCGCACGTGGACGAGATGCGCCAGCGGATCGGGGTGCGGCTGCGGATCCGGAAGTCGCGGGACGACGGCTCCACCATCGAACTCGACACCTGA
- a CDS encoding exonuclease SbcCD subunit D — protein MRVLHTSDWHVGRTFHGRDLLAEQEAVLTGLADLVTAEDVDVVVVSGDLYDRAVPSGEAVETCVRVFGALRAAGARLVVTPGNHDSAARVGAFGEFAAAGGLHLRTRISRLHEPVLLDDEHGPVAFYGIPYLEPDPARQVLDSLPDVPGAAPVQGRGHEPVLAEAMNRVRADLAGRPAGTRSVVLAHAFVVGGDASESERPIAVGGVDTVPGSVFDGVDYVALGHLHGPQTLAEHLRYSGSPLAYSFSEARQRKSAWLVDLDADGLHEVRRHELPVPRALATVRGRLDALLAEPEYAEFEECFLSATLTDDVRPVDAMRALQERFPHAVHLEWQPENGRATAELRYSEAVRGRDDTTIAEGFVADCRGSEPTGGERALLAEALHAVQVAEVRE, from the coding sequence ATGCGGGTGCTGCACACCTCCGACTGGCACGTGGGGCGGACGTTCCACGGCCGAGACCTGCTCGCCGAGCAGGAAGCGGTCCTCACCGGACTGGCCGACCTGGTCACCGCCGAAGACGTCGACGTGGTCGTCGTCTCCGGCGACCTCTACGACCGCGCCGTGCCCTCCGGCGAGGCCGTGGAGACCTGCGTGCGCGTGTTCGGCGCGCTCCGCGCGGCCGGGGCGCGGCTCGTCGTCACCCCCGGCAACCACGACTCCGCCGCCCGCGTCGGCGCCTTCGGCGAGTTCGCCGCCGCGGGTGGGCTGCACCTGCGCACCCGCATCTCCCGGCTGCACGAACCGGTGCTGCTCGACGACGAGCACGGGCCCGTCGCGTTCTACGGGATCCCCTACCTGGAACCGGATCCGGCGCGCCAGGTCCTCGACTCGCTGCCCGACGTGCCCGGCGCGGCCCCGGTTCAGGGCCGCGGGCACGAACCGGTGCTCGCCGAGGCGATGAACCGCGTCCGCGCCGACCTCGCGGGCCGGCCCGCCGGAACCCGGTCCGTCGTGCTCGCGCACGCCTTCGTCGTCGGCGGTGACGCCAGCGAATCCGAACGGCCCATCGCCGTCGGCGGCGTCGACACCGTGCCCGGTTCGGTCTTCGACGGCGTGGACTACGTGGCGCTCGGGCACCTGCACGGGCCGCAGACCCTCGCCGAGCACCTGCGCTACTCCGGGAGCCCGCTCGCCTACTCGTTCTCCGAGGCGCGGCAGCGGAAATCCGCCTGGCTCGTCGACCTCGACGCCGACGGGCTCCACGAGGTGCGCCGCCACGAACTGCCCGTGCCGCGCGCGCTCGCGACCGTCCGCGGCCGGCTCGACGCGCTGCTCGCCGAACCCGAGTACGCCGAGTTCGAGGAGTGCTTCCTGTCCGCCACGCTCACCGACGACGTGCGGCCGGTCGACGCGATGCGCGCCCTGCAGGAGCGGTTCCCGCACGCGGTCCACCTCGAATGGCAGCCGGAGAACGGCCGCGCCACCGCGGAACTGCGCTACTCCGAAGCCGTGCGCGGGCGGGACGACACCACCATCGCCGAAGGGTTCGTCGCCGACTGCCGCGGATCCGAACCCACCGGTGGCGAACGCGCGCTGCTCGCCGAAGCGCTGCACGCCGTGCAGGTCGCGGAGGTGCGGGAATGA
- a CDS encoding DNA recombination protein RmuC: MGVLIAVVIVLVLLFAAALVLIWRLYTDSAHRADEALRMVESERARTVEQQAALRRYEVAFASITGRGELGEQVLVETAKSLGLREGVHFSVQTDLAGGGAARPDLVLAVGGGRQVPVDAKASLAVWAEAMETDDPQERGDALRVHVRNIRSRATELSGKGYQRWADAIYGTIMFVPSDAAVVTALDTDPSLLSWLLDKRVFLCGPTGFAVLASAALFAATERTIAEDIEQVRSQAVRAQRAASGAVEAVNLSSTHLQRFVSARRRELDALESFRGAVQPLAEGAGGAASIGTVRREEEGLVGSDPAEN, translated from the coding sequence ATGGGCGTGCTGATCGCCGTCGTGATCGTGCTGGTGCTGCTGTTCGCGGCCGCGCTGGTGCTGATCTGGCGGCTCTACACCGACTCCGCGCACCGCGCCGACGAGGCGTTGCGCATGGTGGAGTCCGAACGCGCCCGCACCGTGGAGCAGCAGGCCGCGCTGCGCCGGTACGAGGTGGCGTTCGCGTCCATCACCGGGCGCGGCGAGCTCGGCGAGCAGGTCCTCGTCGAGACGGCGAAGTCGTTGGGGCTGCGGGAAGGCGTCCACTTCAGCGTGCAGACCGACCTGGCCGGTGGCGGCGCGGCGCGGCCGGACCTGGTGCTCGCCGTCGGCGGCGGCAGGCAGGTGCCGGTGGACGCGAAGGCGAGCCTCGCGGTGTGGGCGGAGGCGATGGAGACCGACGACCCGCAGGAGCGCGGCGATGCGCTGCGGGTGCACGTGCGCAACATCCGCTCGCGGGCGACCGAGCTGTCCGGCAAGGGCTACCAGCGCTGGGCGGACGCGATCTACGGGACGATCATGTTCGTGCCCTCGGACGCGGCCGTGGTCACCGCGCTGGACACCGATCCGAGCCTGCTGTCCTGGCTGCTGGACAAGCGGGTCTTCCTGTGCGGCCCCACGGGTTTCGCGGTGCTGGCCTCGGCCGCGCTGTTCGCGGCGACTGAGCGCACCATCGCGGAGGACATCGAGCAGGTGCGTTCGCAGGCGGTGCGCGCGCAGCGGGCCGCGTCCGGCGCGGTGGAGGCGGTGAACCTGTCCAGCACCCACCTGCAGCGCTTCGTCTCCGCCCGCCGCCGCGAGCTGGACGCGCTGGAGTCGTTCCGCGGCGCGGTGCAGCCGCTCGCGGAGGGCGCGGGCGGTGCCGCCTCGATCGGCACGGTGCGCCGGGAGGAGGAGGGGCTGGTGGGCAGCGACCCGGCCGAGAACTGA
- a CDS encoding alpha/beta hydrolase, whose translation MVSARRIWRAVLAGTAVLAVTAGCAVSAGSGSGTLIGAAAADLGAARVVTGQVYATRASGPLALDLFLPEGAGPHPLVVYAHGGGWDAGDRGLDGHRAVGGAAESLAAERMLGRGFAVATVDYRLSDLVPAPAQVEDVAEAVRWLQSHAGAWDLDADRVVLWGASAGGLLVSQLGAITDDPGEPGGGLTGIRAVIDWFGPTDLSAEAELATPQLSDYSRRTVRKYLGCMPSECPQHAAAASPIRNLSGAEPPYLIQHGTKDSLVPIAQSLNFAAELRELGVDVSLHPYDDFDHGFTPGPSVPMIVDAIDEFLAAHV comes from the coding sequence ATGGTCTCGGCACGGCGGATCTGGCGAGCGGTGCTGGCCGGAACGGCGGTGCTGGCCGTGACCGCCGGATGCGCCGTCTCCGCCGGATCCGGCAGCGGCACGCTGATCGGAGCGGCCGCCGCCGACCTCGGCGCGGCGCGGGTCGTCACCGGTCAGGTGTACGCGACGCGCGCGTCCGGGCCGCTCGCGCTGGACCTGTTCCTGCCCGAAGGCGCCGGACCGCACCCGCTGGTGGTGTACGCGCACGGCGGCGGCTGGGACGCGGGTGACCGTGGCCTCGACGGGCACCGCGCCGTCGGCGGTGCCGCCGAATCGCTGGCGGCCGAACGGATGCTCGGCCGGGGCTTCGCGGTGGCCACGGTGGACTACCGGCTCAGCGACCTCGTCCCCGCCCCGGCGCAGGTCGAGGACGTCGCGGAAGCCGTCCGCTGGTTGCAGTCGCACGCCGGTGCGTGGGATCTGGACGCCGACCGCGTGGTGCTGTGGGGCGCCTCGGCCGGCGGGCTGCTCGTCTCGCAGCTCGGCGCGATCACCGACGACCCCGGTGAACCCGGGGGCGGGCTCACCGGCATCCGCGCGGTGATCGACTGGTTCGGGCCGACGGACTTGAGCGCCGAAGCGGAGCTGGCGACCCCGCAGCTGTCCGACTACTCGCGCCGGACGGTGCGCAAGTACCTCGGCTGCATGCCGAGCGAATGCCCGCAGCACGCGGCCGCCGCCAGCCCGATCCGCAACCTCTCCGGCGCCGAGCCGCCGTACCTCATCCAGCACGGCACCAAGGATTCGCTGGTGCCGATCGCGCAGAGCCTCAACTTCGCGGCCGAGCTGCGCGAACTCGGCGTGGACGTGTCGCTGCACCCCTACGACGACTTCGACCACGGCTTCACCCCCGGCCCGAGCGTGCCGATGATCGTGGACGCGATCGACGAGTTCCTCGCCGCTCACGTCTGA
- a CDS encoding FGGY-family carbohydrate kinase produces the protein MAEGVLIGIDIGTSSSKGVLVTTDGRIVARSTKPHDTSYPHPGWVEHDAESVWWNDFTAIVRDLLPAAEGRTIEGLGVSGIGPVLLPADGDGNPLRPAILYGVDTRATTEIAELTEEFGADEILRRGGSALTSQAVGPKIRWLAKNEPEVYARTEKLLMCSSYLVHRLTGRYVLDHHSASQCDPLYDLRARDWSKDWAQRVAPDLPLPELAWPTEVVGRVGAHAAAETGLPEGLPVTTGTIDAWAEATSAGVREPGDVMLMYGTTMFFVQVLTDPRPHSALWGTCGVFPDTYTLAAGMATSGAVTDWIRRLVDGDFAELVEQAAGAPAGSRGLLLLPYFAGERTPIFDPDARGALLGLTTSHGRAEVYRAALEGIGYGVRHNLEAMSSAGGRAGRLVAVGGGTQGGLWTQIVSDISGQEQQIPSETVGAAFGDALMAGIATGTAVDERQWNPVARTVVPDPERTERYDAFYQHYLELYRATADIQHFLARQQHAADE, from the coding sequence ATGGCTGAGGGCGTGCTGATCGGGATCGACATCGGAACGTCGAGTTCCAAGGGGGTCCTGGTCACCACCGACGGGCGGATCGTGGCCAGGTCGACCAAGCCGCACGACACCTCCTACCCGCACCCGGGCTGGGTCGAGCACGACGCGGAATCGGTGTGGTGGAACGACTTCACCGCCATCGTGCGGGACCTGCTGCCCGCCGCCGAGGGACGCACGATCGAAGGACTCGGCGTCAGCGGCATCGGACCGGTGCTGCTGCCCGCCGACGGCGACGGCAACCCGCTGCGGCCCGCGATCCTCTACGGCGTCGACACCCGCGCCACCACCGAGATCGCCGAGCTCACCGAGGAGTTCGGCGCCGACGAGATCCTGCGCCGCGGCGGCTCCGCGCTGACCAGCCAGGCCGTCGGGCCGAAGATCCGGTGGCTCGCGAAGAACGAACCCGAGGTGTACGCGCGCACCGAGAAGCTGCTCATGTGCAGCTCGTACCTGGTGCACCGGCTCACCGGGCGCTACGTGCTCGACCACCACTCCGCCAGCCAGTGCGACCCGCTCTACGACCTGCGGGCCCGCGACTGGTCGAAGGACTGGGCGCAGCGCGTCGCCCCCGACCTGCCGCTGCCCGAACTCGCCTGGCCCACCGAGGTCGTCGGCCGCGTCGGAGCGCACGCCGCCGCCGAGACCGGGCTGCCCGAAGGCCTGCCCGTCACCACCGGCACCATCGACGCCTGGGCCGAGGCCACCAGCGCCGGCGTGCGCGAACCCGGCGACGTGATGCTGATGTACGGCACCACCATGTTCTTCGTGCAGGTGCTCACCGACCCGCGGCCGCATTCGGCGCTGTGGGGGACCTGCGGAGTCTTCCCGGACACCTACACGCTCGCCGCGGGCATGGCGACCTCCGGCGCGGTCACCGACTGGATCCGGCGGCTCGTCGACGGCGACTTCGCCGAACTCGTCGAGCAGGCCGCGGGCGCGCCCGCCGGCAGCCGCGGCCTGCTGCTGCTGCCGTACTTCGCGGGGGAGCGGACGCCGATCTTCGACCCGGACGCGCGCGGTGCGCTGCTCGGGCTCACCACCAGCCACGGGCGGGCCGAGGTGTACCGGGCAGCGCTGGAAGGCATCGGCTACGGGGTGCGGCACAACCTCGAAGCGATGAGCTCCGCGGGCGGCCGGGCCGGGCGGCTCGTCGCCGTCGGTGGCGGCACCCAGGGCGGGCTGTGGACGCAGATCGTCTCCGATATCTCCGGCCAGGAACAGCAGATCCCCAGCGAGACCGTCGGCGCCGCGTTCGGCGACGCCCTGATGGCCGGAATCGCCACCGGCACCGCCGTGGACGAGCGGCAGTGGAACCCGGTCGCTCGCACCGTCGTGCCCGACCCGGAGCGCACCGAGCGCTACGACGCCTTCTACCAGCACTACCTGGAGCTCTACCGCGCCACCGCGGACATCCAGCACTTCCTCGCTCGTCAGCAGCACGCTGCTGACGAGTGA
- a CDS encoding L-fucose/L-arabinose isomerase family protein, with amino-acid sequence MARIGVISISDGRDHVHARNADFIRLKQDGLVAALTAAGHEVVAGRELVADNVLATTVAREVAAADVDVTVLYYAVWSFPHFTMLAADATRSPLVLVASTDPTEPGLVGMLAAGGALDQIGREHTRAWGAPDDPELAATIGVQATAAAAVGSLRGSTFGRFGGRPMGMNTAVANTDQWQRQFGIDVEEIDQYELVLRAEKADAAEARKAREWIERHAAGVHYDGAKLTPELLERQIRSYIAVREIIAERHLDFSGIKGQPELTENFATMDVTEAFLNDPYDWNGPKDTHVCATEADMDGALTMQLFKQIARTPVLFADVRHYHADRDIWDLCNSGQHATWYAARSDDPAENLAKVNFYPEVFFFPAGGASVQHIAAPGQMTLGRLTREAGEYRLQLMLGEFENYDEDTNRALVEQSTPEWPHAFARLDAPGEVFLSRFGANHVHAVPGDHRAALRAVAGQLGVRLDEWTRG; translated from the coding sequence GTGGCCCGCATCGGTGTCATCTCCATCTCCGACGGTCGTGATCACGTGCACGCGCGCAACGCCGACTTCATCCGGCTCAAGCAGGACGGTCTCGTCGCCGCGCTCACCGCGGCCGGGCACGAGGTCGTCGCCGGTCGAGAACTCGTCGCCGACAACGTGCTCGCCACCACCGTGGCCCGCGAGGTCGCGGCCGCCGACGTGGACGTCACCGTCCTCTACTACGCGGTCTGGTCGTTCCCGCACTTCACGATGCTCGCCGCCGACGCCACCCGCAGCCCGCTGGTGCTCGTCGCCAGCACCGACCCCACCGAACCGGGCCTCGTCGGCATGCTCGCCGCGGGCGGTGCGCTCGACCAGATCGGGCGCGAGCACACCCGTGCCTGGGGCGCTCCCGACGACCCCGAGCTCGCCGCCACCATCGGGGTCCAGGCCACCGCCGCCGCGGCCGTCGGCTCGCTGCGCGGCTCCACCTTCGGTCGCTTCGGCGGCCGGCCCATGGGCATGAACACCGCCGTGGCCAACACCGACCAGTGGCAGCGGCAGTTCGGCATCGACGTCGAGGAGATCGACCAGTACGAACTCGTGCTGCGCGCCGAGAAGGCCGATGCGGCCGAAGCCCGCAAGGCCCGCGAGTGGATCGAGCGGCACGCCGCCGGGGTGCACTACGACGGCGCGAAGCTCACCCCCGAACTGCTGGAACGCCAGATCCGCTCCTACATCGCCGTCCGCGAGATCATCGCCGAGCGGCACCTCGACTTCTCCGGCATCAAGGGCCAGCCGGAGCTCACCGAGAATTTCGCGACGATGGACGTCACCGAGGCCTTCCTCAACGACCCCTACGACTGGAACGGCCCCAAGGACACCCACGTCTGCGCCACCGAAGCGGACATGGACGGCGCGCTCACCATGCAGCTGTTCAAGCAGATCGCCCGCACCCCGGTGCTGTTCGCGGACGTGCGGCACTACCACGCGGACCGCGACATCTGGGACCTGTGCAACTCCGGCCAGCACGCCACCTGGTACGCGGCGCGCAGCGACGACCCGGCCGAGAACCTCGCCAAGGTCAACTTCTACCCGGAGGTGTTCTTCTTCCCCGCGGGCGGCGCCTCCGTGCAGCACATCGCCGCGCCCGGTCAGATGACCCTCGGCAGGCTCACCAGAGAAGCGGGGGAGTACCGGCTGCAGCTGATGCTCGGCGAGTTCGAGAACTACGACGAGGACACCAACCGCGCCCTCGTCGAGCAGTCCACCCCGGAGTGGCCGCACGCGTTCGCCCGGCTCGACGCGCCCGGCGAGGTGTTCCTGTCCAGGTTCGGCGCCAACCACGTGCACGCCGTGCCCGGCGACCACCGCGCCGCGCTCCGCGCCGTCGCCGGCCAGCTCGGCGTCCGCCTCGACGAGTGGACCCGCGGCTGA
- a CDS encoding LacI family DNA-binding transcriptional regulator — protein sequence MATISDVAARAGVSTATVSRALNGKSTVDPALAARVVAAADELGYRPNGPARNLRKQETAVLALIISDVENPFFTAISRGVEDVAHAAGYSVVLCNSDDDPAKEREYLDVALQERVAGVLLSPTGREESAALLRAHAVPVVALDRPLPGGGDTVLVDSGGAARSATLHLADQGYRRIGCLTGPSGMPTADARLAGYRDGLRTAGLADAGLVRHTEFRAAGARRAARQLMDRPEPPDALLVANNAMAVGVLETLGELGLRPGRDVGVIAFDDAPWATLLDPPLSVVAQPAYDMGALGAQLLLRRIGGDVGEPATRTLSAHLVARGSTARR from the coding sequence GTGGCGACGATCAGTGATGTGGCGGCCAGGGCCGGGGTCTCCACCGCGACGGTGTCGCGGGCGCTGAACGGCAAGAGCACGGTGGACCCGGCGCTGGCGGCGCGGGTGGTGGCCGCGGCGGACGAGCTGGGCTACCGGCCGAACGGCCCGGCCCGGAACCTGCGCAAGCAGGAGACCGCGGTGCTCGCGCTGATCATCTCGGACGTCGAGAACCCCTTCTTCACCGCGATCTCGCGCGGCGTGGAGGACGTGGCGCACGCCGCCGGGTATTCGGTGGTGCTGTGCAACTCCGACGACGATCCGGCGAAGGAACGCGAATACCTGGACGTGGCGTTGCAGGAACGCGTCGCCGGGGTGCTGCTGTCCCCCACCGGCCGGGAGGAGAGCGCCGCGCTGCTGCGGGCGCACGCGGTCCCGGTGGTCGCGCTGGACCGGCCGCTGCCGGGTGGTGGGGACACGGTGCTGGTGGACAGCGGTGGTGCGGCGCGGAGCGCCACGCTGCACCTGGCCGACCAGGGCTACCGCCGCATCGGCTGCTTGACCGGTCCGAGCGGGATGCCGACGGCGGACGCGCGGCTGGCCGGCTACCGGGACGGCCTGCGCACGGCGGGACTCGCGGACGCGGGCCTGGTGCGGCACACCGAGTTCCGCGCGGCGGGCGCCCGGCGCGCGGCGCGGCAGCTGATGGACCGGCCGGAGCCGCCGGATGCGCTGCTGGTCGCGAACAACGCGATGGCGGTGGGCGTGCTGGAGACCTTGGGCGAACTGGGCCTGCGGCCGGGTCGCGACGTAGGCGTGATCGCGTTCGACGACGCGCCGTGGGCGACGCTGCTGGACCCGCCGTTGAGCGTGGTCGCGCAGCCCGCCTACGACATGGGTGCGCTGGGTGCGCAGCTGCTGCTGCGCCGCATCGGGGGTGACGTCGGTGAGCCGGCGACGCGCACGTTGTCGGCCCACCTCGTCGCGCGGGGCAGCACCGCCCGCCGGTGA
- a CDS encoding ESX secretion-associated protein EspG, which translates to MARGRMSISPLAAAYLCERFDSHVHPLLRVGRLAGEPTRDELARAAELGRQDLARRGYLERDELHPFLDDAWQLLSRPPLAVGVAVHAKRGTSFNAVCVEHGRATVRAYQADGENNDDLQDIVLSRHEYGGPAGNAVELIGAPSSGGGGTASVPVEVLDGATARMRRNPTGSLLSALTGAGVKSADARVLASVLTAERELDGVFTARSHDRRVGRTHRPPFSVSFFTGADGCYLTQKREGGDGRQWFTVAPADRRKLTAKIEEMARLVALPAAR; encoded by the coding sequence ATGGCACGAGGCAGGATGTCGATCAGCCCGTTGGCCGCCGCCTACCTGTGCGAGCGGTTCGACAGCCACGTCCACCCGCTGCTGCGGGTGGGCAGGCTGGCGGGCGAACCCACCCGCGACGAGCTGGCTCGCGCCGCCGAACTCGGCAGGCAGGACCTGGCCCGACGCGGGTACTTGGAACGGGACGAGCTGCACCCGTTCCTGGACGACGCGTGGCAACTGCTGTCCCGGCCGCCGCTGGCGGTCGGGGTGGCGGTGCACGCCAAGCGCGGCACCTCGTTCAACGCGGTCTGCGTCGAGCACGGCCGCGCCACGGTGCGCGCGTACCAGGCCGACGGCGAGAACAACGACGACCTGCAGGACATCGTGCTCAGCAGGCACGAGTACGGCGGCCCCGCCGGCAACGCGGTCGAACTGATCGGCGCGCCCTCCTCGGGTGGCGGCGGCACGGCCAGCGTGCCGGTCGAAGTGCTCGACGGCGCGACCGCGCGGATGCGCCGCAACCCCACCGGCAGCCTGCTCAGCGCGCTCACCGGCGCCGGGGTGAAGAGCGCCGACGCGCGGGTGCTGGCGTCGGTGCTCACCGCGGAACGCGAACTGGACGGGGTGTTCACCGCGCGCAGCCACGACCGCCGGGTCGGGCGCACGCACCGGCCACCGTTCTCGGTGTCGTTCTTCACCGGGGCCGACGGCTGCTACCTGACGCAGAAGCGGGAAGGCGGTGACGGGCGCCAGTGGTTCACCGTCGCGCCCGCCGACCGGCGCAAGCTGACCGCCAAGATCGAAGAGATGGCGCGGCTGGTGGCACTGCCCGCCGCCCGGTGA